The Betta splendens chromosome 4, fBetSpl5.4, whole genome shotgun sequence genome contains a region encoding:
- the rabggta gene encoding geranylgeranyl transferase type-2 subunit alpha isoform X3, with protein sequence MSLQETHASQSMFLLDTHCQRKEGILDEEALQVTQQLLSSNPDFATLWNYRREILMHLETVKEKDEVQKIYEAELAFLESCLKLNPKSYGSWHHRCWVSARLPRPDWSRELSLCDRCLSLDDRNFHCWDYRRMVVKVSGVPVAQELGFTDRLIGSNFSNYSSWHYRSTLLPLLHPESPESPSPSHEPPQPSPSHSPQTQSHRVCEEQLLKEYELVQNAFFTDPNDQSAWFYYRWLLGRAEREEMISCVYVSRDEERVAVAFSRPVNAQSVSLLLVLDGQPQKVEWKSVHPRFKHSPVCICDLPPGTISDITNEHNLTVHWTEKYTHRDCALYTGRTESWCRDSATDQELFRSELSVEKTSVLQSELQSCNQLLELEPLNKWCLLTIVLLMRALDPLGYEKETLAHFQTLKEVDPMRSAYYSDLCSKFIIENTVLKMEYAEVRVFSITDKNLTTLCHLDQLLLVTHINLSSNQLQQLPPQFAMLQCLEVLEVDNNRIENLEGVYHLPKLEEVLLKNNKISALADLQPLASCPKLRRLDLRGNPVTQAANIESELTALLPSVTDLLL encoded by the exons ATGTCTCTGCAAGAGACACATGCTTCTCAAAG CATGTTCCTTCTTGATACACATTGTCAG AGGAAGGAGGGTATTTTAGATGAGGAGGCCCTTCAGGTCACCCAGCAGCTACTATCATCTAATCCTGACTTTGCAACTCTCTGGAACTACAGAAGAGAGATCTTAATGCACCTGGAAACTGTGAA AGAAAAGGATGAAGTGCAGAAGATTTATGAGGCCGAGCTAGCTTTTCTGGAGTCTTGCCTGAAGTTGAACCCCAAGTCCTATGGCAGCTGGCACCATCGGTGTTGGGTCTCAGCCCGTTTACCTCGACCGGATTGGAGCAGAGAGCTCAGTCTGTGTGATCGCTGCCTCAGCCTTGACGATCGCAACT TTCATTGCTGGGATTATCGTCGAATGGTAGTGAAGGTGTCTGGCGTGCCAGTGGCTCAGGAGTTGGGCTTTACCGATCGACTCATTGGGTCCAACTTCTCCAACTATTCCAGCTGGCACTACCGCAGCACCCTACTGCCACTGCTCCACCCAGAGTCTCCTGAGTCACCTTCACCCTCGCATGAGCCTCCCCAGCCCTCTCCTTCACATTCTCCTCAAACGCAATCTCATCGCGTCTGCGAAGAACAACTTCTTAAGG AGTATGAGCTTGTACAGAACGCTTTCTTCACTGACCCCAATGATCAGAGTGCTTGGTTCTACTATCGCTGGTTGCTAGGCCGAG CGGAGCGCGAGGAGATGATAAGCTGTGTATATGTCAGTCGAGATGAGGAGAGAGTGGCTGTTGCCTTCTCCAGACCTGTAAAT GCACAGTctgtcagcctgctgctggtcctggaCGGTCAGCCCCAGAAAGTGGAATGGAAGAGTGTCCATCCACGCTTTAAACACAGCCCTGTCTGT ATTTGTGATCTCCCTCCTGGAACCATTAGCGATATCACTAATGAGCATAATTTGACCGTGCACTGGACTGAAAAGTACACTCACAGAGACTGTGCTCTGTACACAG GTCGAACTGAGAGTTGGTGCCGGGACTCTGCTACAGATCAGGAGCTTTTTAG GAGTGAACTCTCGGTGGAGAAGACCTCGGTGCTACAGTCAGAGCTGCAGTCATGTAACCAGCTACTAGAACTGGAGCCGCTCAATAAGT GGTGCTTGCTAACCATTGTCCTCCTGATGAGGGCACTAGACCCTCTGGGATACGAAAAGGAGACACTGGCTCATTTCCAAACACTGAAA GAGGTGGATCCCATGCGCTCGGCTTATTACAGCGACTTGTGCAGCAAGTTTATCATTGAAAACACCGTCCTGAAAATGGAGTACGCTGAAGTGCGTGTCTTCAGCATCACTGACAAG AACCTAACGACTTTGTGCCATCTGGACCAGTTGTTATTGGTTACCCACATCAATCTGTCGTctaatcagctgcagcagttgccTCCTCAGTTTGCCATGTTGCAATGCCTGGAG GTCTTGGAGGTTGACAACAACCGCATAGAGAACCTGGAGGGAGTGTATCACCTTCCCAAACTGGAGGAAGTCCTGTTAAAGAATAACA AAATCTCTGCATTGGCAGATCTTCAGCCGCTGGCCTCCTGCCCCAAGCTGAGGCGGCTCGATCTCCGTGGCAACCCCGTCACTCAGGCGGCCAATATCGAGTCAGAGTTAACGGCGCTGCTGCCCTCCGTCACAGACCTTCTGCTCTGA
- the LOC114853717 gene encoding GTPase IMAP family member 8-like — protein sequence MEHDDDRERASTAQPEVRLVLIGRRWAGKSASGNTILRKRRLECGRSRTAQCEVRHEEVDGRKLVVVDAPGWSDSLSLAEIPEGDKQELKVMASKCPPGPHAFLLVVPTDTAFSEEQRRTVEVHMKLLGSRAWRHTVVLFTCQDSLGEKSIEQHIESEGAPLRWLIERCGNRYHAFNNQEQSDAAQVTELLQKVDGVVRGNDGGYYEMDAKVVSIISEKQRAVRDRAEIRRRAAEEQAERMKGLLTEMKPAHTLRVVLLGSRGVGKSSLGNVILGIKAGDNGKRTTRAVAQQGRVGDAEVTVVDTPGWCKGFSASETPEAIKDELRRSVFLCPPGPHAFLLVLDADASFNANHREAVATHVELLGGDAWRRAVVVFTRGDWLGARSVEQFIEGEGEALRSLVDFCGNRYHVMENRNRDEGTQVTELLEKVRAVAGDGSDCFTPDEQILIDIEDRRRKVEERARRRENEVKAKRQSLRGSRNRLEELRIMMLGQKTDGKSATGNNLLRQDAFATCENERCQVHEASVAGRRIRVVDTPGWRKEDSIDLDNEIVHGLSLSPSGLHVVLLVVPLDLTFSAARKAALENQMSLFGPSVWKHTMVLFTYGDKLLDRTVEEHIERERGALRWLVDKCDNRYHVMDNTKRSDVSQVRELFEKVEELVAENKGQVFSPDVSDIHLRIEEKFERSRLKHVLKPRLLKECRRRELELMRGFRETLLELQDGIRGSGTGNKPMSCIVDMAKGRKKDPKLKKENIDAKISREIEKLEAKMMTSEECLGRSMEFLNPDFSGGSHSSVSDYDKVLGWLSKLHIDTNPENQLTLNFSRSSGYGSVLPKNTEHDQDFSDDDDI from the exons ATGGAGCACGACGATGACC GGGAGAGAGCGAGCACTGCCCAACCCGAGGTCAGACTGGTCCTCATCGGTAGACGATGGGCCGGCAAGAGCGCGTCCGGCAACACTATACTGAGAAAGCGAAGGTTGGAGTGTGGCCGGAGCCGAACAGCTCAGTGTGAAGTGAGGCACGAGGAGGTGGACGGAAGGAAGCTCGTGGTGGTCGACGCGCCGGGATGGAGCGACTCTCTCTCCCTGGCGGAGATCCCAGAGGGGGACAAGCAGGAGCTGAAGGTCATGGCGTCCAAGTGTCCGCCCGGGCCGCACGCGTTCCTCCTCGTGGTGCCCACGGACACGGCCTTCtccgaggagcagaggaggacggtGGAGGTGCACATGAAGCTGCTGGGGAGCCGGGCGTGGAGGCACACCGTGGTGCTGTTCACCTGCCAGGACTCGCTCGGGGAGAAAAGCATAGAGCAGCACATCGAGAGCGAGGGCGCGCCGCTCAGGTGGCTGATAGAACGGTGCGGCAACAGGTACCACGCGTTCAACAACCAGGAGCAGAGCGACGCGGCCCaggtcacagagctgctgcagaaggtcGACGGCGTGGTGCGCGGCAACGACGGCGGTTACTACGAGATGGATGCGAAGGTGGTGAGCATCATCAGCGAGAAGCAGCGAGCGGTCAGAGACAGGGCGGAGATCAGGCGGAGGGCGGCTGAGGAGCAGGCGGAGCGAATGAAGGGTCTCCTGACAG AGATGAAACCCGCCCACACACTGCGCGTGGTCCTCCTGGGAAGCCGCGGCGTGGGGAAAAGCTCACTGGGGAACGTCATTTTGGGAATCAAAGCGGGAGACAATGGGAAAAGAACAACGCGCGCGGTGGCGCAGCAGGGGCGCGTGGGCGACGCCGAAGTCACGGTTGTGGACACGCCGGGCTGGTGCAAAGGCTTCTCCGCCTCCGAGACCCCGGAGGCGATCAAAGACGAGCTGAGGCGCAGCGTGTTCCTGTGCCCGCCCGGACCCCACGCCTTCCTGCTGGTGCTGGACGCGGACGCGTCCTTCAACGCCAATCACAGGGAAGCGGTGGCGACGCACGTGGAGCTGCTCGGGGGAGACGCGTGGAGACGCGCGGTGGTCGTCTTCACCAGAGGAGACTGGCTGGGAGCACGGAGCGTGGAGCAGTTCATcgaaggggagggagaggccTTGAGGTCCCTCGTGGATTTCTGTGGAAACAGATATCATGTGATGGAGAACAGGAACCGGGACGAGGGGACTcaagtcacagagctgctggagaaggtcAGGGCTGTAGCTGGAGACGGTTCAGACTGTTTCACTCCAGATGAGCAGATACTCATAGACATTGAAGATAGAAGAAGAAAAGTGGAAGAAAGAGCAAGAAGGAGGGAAAATGAAGTGAAGGCTAAAAGACAATCCCTCAGAG GTTCCAGAAAtaggctggaggagctgaggatcATGATGCTCGGCCAGAAGACCGACGGGAAGAGTGCAACAGGAAACAACCTCCTGCGTCAGGACGCGTTTGCCACATGTGAGAATGAGCGCTGCCAAGTGCACGAGGCCTCGGTCGCCGGGAGGCGGATCCGAGTGGTCGACACGCCTGGCTGGCGTAAGGAGGACTCCATAGACTTAGACAATGAAATTGTCCACGGGCTGTCGCTGAGCCCATCGGGGCTTCACGTGGTTCTGCTGGTCGTTCCTTTGGACCTGACCTTCAGCGCCGCTCGAAAGGCCGCACTTGAAAACCAGATGAGCCTCTTTGGTCCCAGCGTCTGGAAACACACTATGGTTCTGTTCACGTATGGAgacaaactgctggacagaaccgTGGAGGAGCACATCGAGAGGGAGCGGGGTGCTCTGCGCTGGCTGGTGGACAAGTGTGACAACAGATACCACGTGATGgacaacacaaagagaagcGACGTGAGCCAGGTCAGAGAGCTGTTTGAGAAGGTCGAGGAACTGGTGGCCGAGAACAAAGGTCAGGTCTTCAGCCCCGACGTGTCTGACATTCATCTGAGAATTGAAGAGAAATTTGAAAGGAGCCGGCTGAAACATGTGCTAAAGCCCCGACTCCTAAAAGAGTGCAGAAGAAGAGAGCTGGAACTGATGAGGGGTTTCAGGGAAACACTCCTCGAGCTGCAAGATGGAATCAGGGGAAGTGGGACAGGCAATAAACCCATGTCTTGCA TTGTTGACATGGCcaaagggaggaagaaagatCCAAAGCTGAAGAAGGAAAACATAGACGCAAAAATCAGCCGGGAAATTGAAAAGCTGGAAGCAAAGATGATGACATCCGAAGAGTGTCTGGGACGCAGCATGGAGTTCTTAAACCCTGATT TCTCAGGGGGGAGCCACTCCTCAGTCAGTGACTATGATAAAGTTCTGGGTTGGCTGTCCAAACTTCACATCGACAcaaacccggagaaccagctgACACTCAACTTCTCCCGGTCATCAGGGTACGGGTCCGTGCTACCGAAAAATACAGAACACGACCAAGAttttagtgatgatgatgatatatgA
- the LOC114853718 gene encoding protein-glutamine gamma-glutamyltransferase K-like has protein sequence MPAETRSNRDRYTVGRFPSVTLGFGDDEAAKEEPSESKRENGCAQWLRKVCPCCHRKSNEDDHSETVVTGVDDTEKAAEKNDKKPVTSGSEIHELLLTVKSINLMKGKSEKNRTEHHTDRYHGDHLIIRRGQTFQMWITLSRPFDPKTDKLQLDLKTGPLPAVSKETHVIVPLVEDMKGNCWEASVAAQDDKRINLSVNSPATAIIGRYQLTVETCCVNGPATSTPDRGNDIYVLFNPWCEDDTVYMDSEAERKEYVLNDVGQLYYGTENQIGARSWNYGQFDDGILDACLFALEKSGTQPSGWGDSISVVRIISAMINSPDDQGVLEGNWSGDYSGGTSPTVWSGSVEILKAYHKSKGTPVRYGQCWVFAGVFTTVLRCLGIPGRPTTNFSSAHDTDTSLTTDVYLDENMEPIDDLNADSIWNFHVWNDCWMARPDLPPGYGGWQAVDATPQETSQGTYRCGPASLAAVRSGQVYLKYDCPFVFAEVNSDKIYWQRNANGTFTQIYDEKKIVGHNISTKAVGSDIRADITDLYKYPEGTDEERIAVETACRYGSKASAFTQPRAEDVSVEVTMAGQGPVIGQDAELTIRLRNRSSEHRTVALNSQVVVMYYTGVPKATVRKDSAEVDVLPNQETDLEWSLEYKDYKDQLVDQGALMLTLLGRVKETQQVLATQFSFRLRTPDLTLKPLGKAVVGEKLGVEIGFTNPLPHVLKAVMFNLEGLGLITARKIKSGDIGPRATVSLTEYFTPTLAGPRKLLASLDCKQLTQVHGVVDVNVEEKSGAAS, from the exons ATGCCTGCGGAGACACGGTCGAACAGAGACAGATATACGGTGGGTCGCTTTCCATCCGTCACTCTTGGATTCGGGGACGATGAGGCGGCAAAGGAAGAGCCGAGTGAGAGTAAAAGAGAGAATGGATGTGCCCAGTGGCTGCGTAAGGTCTGTCCCTGTTGCCACCGTAAATCAAATGAAGATGACCACTCAGAGACTGTGGTCACAGGAGTTGATGACACGGAAAAGGCGGCCGAGAAAAATGACAAGAAGCCAGTGACCAGCGGCAGCGAGATTCACG agcTCCTTCTCACGGTGAAATCAATAAACCTGATGAAAGGCAAGTCGGAGAAGAACCGCACCGAGCATCACACGGATCGTTACCACGGCGATCACCTCATCATCCGCCGAGGACAGACCTTCCAGATGTGGATCACCCTGTCTCGACCCTTTGACCCGAAAACCGACAAACTTCAGCTGGACCTTAAGACAG GGCCTCTGCCGGCGGTGTCGAAGGAAACCCACGTCATCGTCCCTCTGGTGGAGGACATGAAAGGAAACTGTTGGGAGGCCTCGGTCGCGGCGCAGGACGACAAACGCATCAACCTGTCGGTCAACTCGCCGGCCACGGCCATCATCGGCCGCTACCAGCTCACCGTGGAGACATGCTGCGTAAACGGGCCGGCCACGTCCACGCCGGACCGTGGCAATGACATCTACGTGTTGTTCAACCCCTGGTGTGAAG ACGACACCGTGTACATGGACTCTGAGGCGGAGAGGAAGGAGTACGTCCTGAACGACGTCGGGCAGCTCTACTACGGTACGGAGAATCAGATTGGCGCGAGGAGCTGGAACTACGGGCAG TTCGACGACGGGATCCTCGACGCCTGCCTCTTCGCCCTGGAGAAGAGTGGAACCCAGCCGTCTGGTTGGGGAGACTCCATCAGCGTGGTGCGGATCATCTCAGCCATG ATCAACTCACCCGATGACCAAGGAGTCTTAGAGGGAAACTGGTCAGGAGACTATTCAGGCGGCACTAGTCCGACGGTGTGGAGCGGCAGCGTGGAAATCCTCAAGGCCTACCATAAAAGCAAAGGGACCCCCGTGAGGTACGGCCAGTGCTGGGTCTTCGCTGGTGTCTTCACTACAG TCCTGCGGTGTTTGGGCATCCCCGGCCGCCCCACCAccaacttcagctcagctcacGACACGGACACCTCCCTGACCACCGACGTGTACCTGGACGAGAACATGGAGCCCATCGACGACCTCAACGCCGACTCCATCTG GAACTTCCACGTGTGGAACGACTGCTGGATGGCCCGTCCGGACCTGCCTCCGGGCTACGGGGGCTGGCAGGCCGTGGACGCCACGCCCCAGGAGACCAGCCAGGGCACGTACCGCTGCGGCCCCGCGTCGCTCGCCGCCGTCCGCAGCGGCCAGGTCTACCTCAAGTACGACTGCCCCTTCGTGTTCGCCGAG GTAAACAGTGATAAGATCTACTGGCAGAGAAATGCGAACGGAACCTTCACTCAAATCTACGACGAGAAAAAGATTGTGGGTCATAACATCAGCACGAAGGCCGTGGGCTCTGACATTCGCGCTGACATCACAGACCTTTACAAATACCCTGAAG GCACGGACGAGGAGCGCATCGCTGTGGAAACGGCGTGTCGCTACGGCTCCAAAGCGAGCGCCTTCACGCAGCCCAGAGCCGAGGACGTCTCGGTGGAGGTGACCATGGCCGGTCAGGGTCCCGTCATTGGACAGGACGCGGAGCTGACCATCAGGCTGCGAAACCGCAGCTCCGAGCATCGCACGGTGGCCCTGAACAGCCAGGTGGTGGTTATGTACTACACCGGCGTCCCCAAGGCCACCGTCAGAAAGGACAGCGCAGAGGTGGACGTGCTGCCCAACCAGG agacagacctgGAATGGTCTCTAGAGTACAAAGACTACAAGGACCAACTGGTTGATCAAGGCGCCCTGATGCTGACGCTGTTGGGAAGAGTCAAGGAGACGCAGCAGGTTCTGGCCACGCAGTTCAGCTTCCGCCTCCGGACCCCAGACCTCACCCTGAAG CCGCTGGGGAAGGCCGTGGTCGGGGAGAAGCTGGGAGTGGAGATCGGGTTCACCAACCCGCTGCCACACGTGCTGAAAGCAGTGATGTTCAACTTGGAGGGACTGGGCCTCATAACGGCTCGAAAGATTAAAtcagg AGATATCGGCCCCCGAGCCACCGTGTCTCTCACCGAGTACTTCACCCCCACTCTGGCCGGCCCGAGGAAATTGCTGGCTTCGCTGGACTGCAAGCAGCTCACGCAGGTTCACGGCGTGGTCGACGTCAACGTGGAGGAGAAGAGCGGCGCCGCTTCGTAG
- the rabggta gene encoding geranylgeranyl transferase type-2 subunit alpha isoform X1, producing the protein MHGRIKIKSTAQQEEEKRKEREKKLKIYVSARDTCFSKVTRVLLIQVVSNHQVLFSFLCGLCVSYLHSMFLLDTHCQRKEGILDEEALQVTQQLLSSNPDFATLWNYRREILMHLETVKEKDEVQKIYEAELAFLESCLKLNPKSYGSWHHRCWVSARLPRPDWSRELSLCDRCLSLDDRNFHCWDYRRMVVKVSGVPVAQELGFTDRLIGSNFSNYSSWHYRSTLLPLLHPESPESPSPSHEPPQPSPSHSPQTQSHRVCEEQLLKEYELVQNAFFTDPNDQSAWFYYRWLLGRAEREEMISCVYVSRDEERVAVAFSRPVNAQSVSLLLVLDGQPQKVEWKSVHPRFKHSPVCICDLPPGTISDITNEHNLTVHWTEKYTHRDCALYTGRTESWCRDSATDQELFRSELSVEKTSVLQSELQSCNQLLELEPLNKWCLLTIVLLMRALDPLGYEKETLAHFQTLKEVDPMRSAYYSDLCSKFIIENTVLKMEYAEVRVFSITDKNLTTLCHLDQLLLVTHINLSSNQLQQLPPQFAMLQCLEVLEVDNNRIENLEGVYHLPKLEEVLLKNNKISALADLQPLASCPKLRRLDLRGNPVTQAANIESELTALLPSVTDLLL; encoded by the exons ATG CACGGACGAATAAAGATTAAATCTacagctcagcaggaggaggagaaaaggaaggagcgggagaagaagctgaagatCTATGTCTCTGCAAGAGACACATGCTTCTCAAAGGTAACACGAGTTTTATTAATTCAAGTAGTATCTAACCATCAggtgcttttctcttttctgtgtGGCCTGTGTGTCTCATATTTACACAGCATGTTCCTTCTTGATACACATTGTCAG AGGAAGGAGGGTATTTTAGATGAGGAGGCCCTTCAGGTCACCCAGCAGCTACTATCATCTAATCCTGACTTTGCAACTCTCTGGAACTACAGAAGAGAGATCTTAATGCACCTGGAAACTGTGAA AGAAAAGGATGAAGTGCAGAAGATTTATGAGGCCGAGCTAGCTTTTCTGGAGTCTTGCCTGAAGTTGAACCCCAAGTCCTATGGCAGCTGGCACCATCGGTGTTGGGTCTCAGCCCGTTTACCTCGACCGGATTGGAGCAGAGAGCTCAGTCTGTGTGATCGCTGCCTCAGCCTTGACGATCGCAACT TTCATTGCTGGGATTATCGTCGAATGGTAGTGAAGGTGTCTGGCGTGCCAGTGGCTCAGGAGTTGGGCTTTACCGATCGACTCATTGGGTCCAACTTCTCCAACTATTCCAGCTGGCACTACCGCAGCACCCTACTGCCACTGCTCCACCCAGAGTCTCCTGAGTCACCTTCACCCTCGCATGAGCCTCCCCAGCCCTCTCCTTCACATTCTCCTCAAACGCAATCTCATCGCGTCTGCGAAGAACAACTTCTTAAGG AGTATGAGCTTGTACAGAACGCTTTCTTCACTGACCCCAATGATCAGAGTGCTTGGTTCTACTATCGCTGGTTGCTAGGCCGAG CGGAGCGCGAGGAGATGATAAGCTGTGTATATGTCAGTCGAGATGAGGAGAGAGTGGCTGTTGCCTTCTCCAGACCTGTAAAT GCACAGTctgtcagcctgctgctggtcctggaCGGTCAGCCCCAGAAAGTGGAATGGAAGAGTGTCCATCCACGCTTTAAACACAGCCCTGTCTGT ATTTGTGATCTCCCTCCTGGAACCATTAGCGATATCACTAATGAGCATAATTTGACCGTGCACTGGACTGAAAAGTACACTCACAGAGACTGTGCTCTGTACACAG GTCGAACTGAGAGTTGGTGCCGGGACTCTGCTACAGATCAGGAGCTTTTTAG GAGTGAACTCTCGGTGGAGAAGACCTCGGTGCTACAGTCAGAGCTGCAGTCATGTAACCAGCTACTAGAACTGGAGCCGCTCAATAAGT GGTGCTTGCTAACCATTGTCCTCCTGATGAGGGCACTAGACCCTCTGGGATACGAAAAGGAGACACTGGCTCATTTCCAAACACTGAAA GAGGTGGATCCCATGCGCTCGGCTTATTACAGCGACTTGTGCAGCAAGTTTATCATTGAAAACACCGTCCTGAAAATGGAGTACGCTGAAGTGCGTGTCTTCAGCATCACTGACAAG AACCTAACGACTTTGTGCCATCTGGACCAGTTGTTATTGGTTACCCACATCAATCTGTCGTctaatcagctgcagcagttgccTCCTCAGTTTGCCATGTTGCAATGCCTGGAG GTCTTGGAGGTTGACAACAACCGCATAGAGAACCTGGAGGGAGTGTATCACCTTCCCAAACTGGAGGAAGTCCTGTTAAAGAATAACA AAATCTCTGCATTGGCAGATCTTCAGCCGCTGGCCTCCTGCCCCAAGCTGAGGCGGCTCGATCTCCGTGGCAACCCCGTCACTCAGGCGGCCAATATCGAGTCAGAGTTAACGGCGCTGCTGCCCTCCGTCACAGACCTTCTGCTCTGA
- the rabggta gene encoding geranylgeranyl transferase type-2 subunit alpha isoform X2: MHGRIKIKSTAQQEEEKRKEREKKLKIYVSARDTCFSKRKEGILDEEALQVTQQLLSSNPDFATLWNYRREILMHLETVKEKDEVQKIYEAELAFLESCLKLNPKSYGSWHHRCWVSARLPRPDWSRELSLCDRCLSLDDRNFHCWDYRRMVVKVSGVPVAQELGFTDRLIGSNFSNYSSWHYRSTLLPLLHPESPESPSPSHEPPQPSPSHSPQTQSHRVCEEQLLKEYELVQNAFFTDPNDQSAWFYYRWLLGRAEREEMISCVYVSRDEERVAVAFSRPVNAQSVSLLLVLDGQPQKVEWKSVHPRFKHSPVCICDLPPGTISDITNEHNLTVHWTEKYTHRDCALYTGRTESWCRDSATDQELFRSELSVEKTSVLQSELQSCNQLLELEPLNKWCLLTIVLLMRALDPLGYEKETLAHFQTLKEVDPMRSAYYSDLCSKFIIENTVLKMEYAEVRVFSITDKNLTTLCHLDQLLLVTHINLSSNQLQQLPPQFAMLQCLEVLEVDNNRIENLEGVYHLPKLEEVLLKNNKISALADLQPLASCPKLRRLDLRGNPVTQAANIESELTALLPSVTDLLL; this comes from the exons ATG CACGGACGAATAAAGATTAAATCTacagctcagcaggaggaggagaaaaggaaggagcgggagaagaagctgaagatCTATGTCTCTGCAAGAGACACATGCTTCTCAAAG AGGAAGGAGGGTATTTTAGATGAGGAGGCCCTTCAGGTCACCCAGCAGCTACTATCATCTAATCCTGACTTTGCAACTCTCTGGAACTACAGAAGAGAGATCTTAATGCACCTGGAAACTGTGAA AGAAAAGGATGAAGTGCAGAAGATTTATGAGGCCGAGCTAGCTTTTCTGGAGTCTTGCCTGAAGTTGAACCCCAAGTCCTATGGCAGCTGGCACCATCGGTGTTGGGTCTCAGCCCGTTTACCTCGACCGGATTGGAGCAGAGAGCTCAGTCTGTGTGATCGCTGCCTCAGCCTTGACGATCGCAACT TTCATTGCTGGGATTATCGTCGAATGGTAGTGAAGGTGTCTGGCGTGCCAGTGGCTCAGGAGTTGGGCTTTACCGATCGACTCATTGGGTCCAACTTCTCCAACTATTCCAGCTGGCACTACCGCAGCACCCTACTGCCACTGCTCCACCCAGAGTCTCCTGAGTCACCTTCACCCTCGCATGAGCCTCCCCAGCCCTCTCCTTCACATTCTCCTCAAACGCAATCTCATCGCGTCTGCGAAGAACAACTTCTTAAGG AGTATGAGCTTGTACAGAACGCTTTCTTCACTGACCCCAATGATCAGAGTGCTTGGTTCTACTATCGCTGGTTGCTAGGCCGAG CGGAGCGCGAGGAGATGATAAGCTGTGTATATGTCAGTCGAGATGAGGAGAGAGTGGCTGTTGCCTTCTCCAGACCTGTAAAT GCACAGTctgtcagcctgctgctggtcctggaCGGTCAGCCCCAGAAAGTGGAATGGAAGAGTGTCCATCCACGCTTTAAACACAGCCCTGTCTGT ATTTGTGATCTCCCTCCTGGAACCATTAGCGATATCACTAATGAGCATAATTTGACCGTGCACTGGACTGAAAAGTACACTCACAGAGACTGTGCTCTGTACACAG GTCGAACTGAGAGTTGGTGCCGGGACTCTGCTACAGATCAGGAGCTTTTTAG GAGTGAACTCTCGGTGGAGAAGACCTCGGTGCTACAGTCAGAGCTGCAGTCATGTAACCAGCTACTAGAACTGGAGCCGCTCAATAAGT GGTGCTTGCTAACCATTGTCCTCCTGATGAGGGCACTAGACCCTCTGGGATACGAAAAGGAGACACTGGCTCATTTCCAAACACTGAAA GAGGTGGATCCCATGCGCTCGGCTTATTACAGCGACTTGTGCAGCAAGTTTATCATTGAAAACACCGTCCTGAAAATGGAGTACGCTGAAGTGCGTGTCTTCAGCATCACTGACAAG AACCTAACGACTTTGTGCCATCTGGACCAGTTGTTATTGGTTACCCACATCAATCTGTCGTctaatcagctgcagcagttgccTCCTCAGTTTGCCATGTTGCAATGCCTGGAG GTCTTGGAGGTTGACAACAACCGCATAGAGAACCTGGAGGGAGTGTATCACCTTCCCAAACTGGAGGAAGTCCTGTTAAAGAATAACA AAATCTCTGCATTGGCAGATCTTCAGCCGCTGGCCTCCTGCCCCAAGCTGAGGCGGCTCGATCTCCGTGGCAACCCCGTCACTCAGGCGGCCAATATCGAGTCAGAGTTAACGGCGCTGCTGCCCTCCGTCACAGACCTTCTGCTCTGA